DNA sequence from the Pedobacter sp. W3I1 genome:
GTTTTCTTCAGATGACGGTTACCAGAACTAAGGTAGGTGGATCAATTGGTGAATTTTATGGCTATAAAGTAAAAGATATTTTCCGCACCGATGCACAGTTAAGGGCTGCTCCAGTTCAGTTTGACCGACCCTTAACAAATAATAGTGCAGGCACTTGGTTGGGAGATATTCAGTTCGAAGATTTGAACGGTGATGGTAAGATTGATGAATCCGATCAAACCTCTTTAGGTAATCCAAATCCAAAATTCACTTACGGTATCACGAACAATTTCTCTTATAAATCTTTTGATCTTTCGATCTTTTTAAATGGCTCTTACGGAGCGAAAATTTTAAATGCCTTAAATTATCAATTGGCCGGGTTATCTGGTCAGTATCAAAACCAGTTGGCCACATCAATCGATTTTTGGAGCCCAACCAATACAGGTTCTAATATTCCGGCACCTCGGGGTGGAGACAATCCAAACTTAAAAAACTCAGATCGTTTTATAGAGTCGGGTTCTTTTCTACGTGTTCAAAATGTAAACTTGGCTTACAACCTGCCCTCAGAGTTTATTCGTAAAGCAAAGCTGAACAGATTAAAAGTATTCGCAAGCGTACAGAATCTATATGTATTTACAAAATATAAGGGGTTAGATCCAGAGGTTGGTAACCAGAATTACAATGTGTTTCTAACCAATGTAGATAGTGGCAGATACCCTATCCCACGCACATTTACTTTTGGAATTAATGCAGAATTTTAATTATAAGAAAGAAATATGAAAACATATATAAAATATTCACTTGCAATTGCTGTTCTCCTTATGAGCACGGTAACCAGTTGTAAAAAAGAATTTTTCGATCGTCCGCCGCAAAGCGCCATCACATTGGATAATTTTTATAAAACAGCAGACCAGGTAAAATCAAGCACCAACATTCTTTATAGCGCAGCCTGGTTTGGTTGGGTAACTAAAGGGGGATGGGCCATCACTGAAATGGCCGGTGGAAACGGTCGTTCGTACTCATCCGATGTATCTAATTTTGGAAATTTTTCTGTAACCGATGGGAATACAGAACTTGCAAATGCTTACAATTCGTTATGGATTGTGGTTGCACAATCTAATGCAATCATCAATAATTTGCCTGAAAAAGTGCCTGCATCGGTAGACAGAAAGGTAGTTAACCAAGCGTTAGGAGAAGCTCGTTTATTTAGAGCTTTGGCTTATTTTCATTTGGTTAGGTTATTTGGAAATGTACCAATCATTGAAAATACATTAGATTATGTAGAAAACTTTCAGGTTAATACCAATCCCGTAACTGATGTTTATAAATTTATTCTAAACGATCTTAAGTTTGCTGAAAGCAACCTTATTCCACAAATCAGAAGTGGCAATTCTATTGCGCAAGGCCGTGTTTCTAGCGGATCTGCCTCGGCACTTCTTGCTAAAGTTTATCTGTACATGCAAGATTATACCAACGCACGCCTTGAGGCAGAAAAGGTAATCAATAGCGGAGAATTTAAGCTTTATGGTATTGATGTTCCGGGGAAAGAATTTAAAGACCTATTCTTAACAGCAAATAACAACAACGAAGAATCAGTAATCGCACTTCAATGGGCAGGCGCTGGAGGTTATGGTAAAGGAAATCCTTTGCAAGCTTCTTGGGCGGCCAATCCCACAATTACAGGTACGGGTGATGGTTACGGCGTTTTAGGGGTTACTTTTGATGCGTTATATAGTTTTCAGCAAGATGATAAGCGCTTTAAGCCAACTATAATGGTTACCGGATCTTTTTATCCTGAAATTAATCAGGCAACTGGAGGTTACACACAAGCTGCCAATCAGGGACAAGGTACAAGTGCATTTGTTAAAAAATACGTGGTAGGTACACCTGCAGATAACGGTGGTGTAGGTTCAGCACAATCTTCTAATAACAACACATATATGATGCGCTATGCTGAAGTTTACCTGATTCTGGCCGAAGCCATAATGGGAACTTCAAAAAATAGCACAGATCCTCAGGCGTTAGCAGCAATTAACAAAATAAGAAACCGTGCAGGTCTTGGTAATTTAACACAGATTAGACGTGGCTATTTTACGGCCAACAACACGCCTGGTAAGCCTGGCAATGCACCAGCGCAATATTATCGTGATGATATTTTAGAGGAACGCAGACGCGAATTTATGTTCGAATTTGATTACTGGTTTGATCTGGCCCGTTTAGATGGGTATAACGTTTCCAACCATCCAAACGCGATTACAATTATCAATCAACAGGATCGCGGAGCTGGAGATAACAGCGTACCTTCCAATAGCTATGGAAATGGATATTATTCAATGACGAATAGTAAATTCCTATTTCCTTATCCAGCAACCGAGGTTGCATCAAACCCTAAATTAATACAGCCACCAGTACCTTATGTTTTTAAATAAAATGAACATGAAAAAGATAAATAATCAAACAAGATTCACTACGCTCATATTATTTGTGGCAATAGTGGTAGGTTTTGCTTCATGTAAGAAAACCGACGAGGGTGCTGGCGGTGCACCAAAAATTACAAGAGTAAGGTTAATCAGCAAAACCGATACCCTTAAAAATGTAGTGCACAGAATTAATTTGGATTCTAACTTGGTTTATAACGAAACAAGGCAGGTTAAATTTGATTCAACGGTTGTTGCCGGAAGATTGAATAATCAGTATGCTATAGTTGGAGAAAACCTGATGACAACACTTTCAGTTTCATTTAACGGATTGCAGGTTAATTATAATCCTGCATTGTTAACCGATAACAGCATTATCATTTTTATACCTGCTGAAACGCCTTATGGGCCAAGTCAAAGTAATAAATTAATTGTAACTACCAAATTTGGTACTGCAAGTTTCGATTTCCCTATTCTGCAACCTCCGCCAACAATCACATCTTTTAGTCCGGTTGCTGCAGGCGCAGGAGAAATTGTAACGATAGTTGGAACAATATTCGAAGGGGTTACGAAGGTTACTTTTGATTCTATCCCAGCACAGATTGTTGGAACGCCAACCAAAACTCAGATTCAGGTTAAAGTACCTGCAGGTGTTGTTCAGTCGCGTATTTTGGTAACTACGCCTGGTGGTACCACCCGTTCTGCTGGTTCATTCGGATTCAAAGCTTTGCTTTATGATGATTTATTCGCAACAGGATGGGGTTCTTATTTGGGATACAATAGTACGATAAACTTGGCGAGCACCGCCCGTGTTAAACGCGGTACATATGCCATAGCCACAACTTATACCGATGCCTACGGTGCATTACAGATTGGCTACAACGGATCAACGATTGATGTTACAAAATCAGGGTTGACCGCCATAAAGTTTTCTGTATATGGTGGAACAGGAATAGTTGCTGGAAGCAGGGTTCAGTTGGTTATCAATGGAAATTATGGCAAGGCTGTTGCCATAACACTCGTTCCTGGTGTATACACAGATTATACCATTCAATTAAAAGATGTAGGTAATCCATCAGTCGTTACCGAATTTGTATTGCAAAGTTTAGGCAACGCAGTACCAAGTACAATTTATGTCGATGATATAGGATTTATTTAGTGCATAACAAAGTTACTGCCCTGATCTATCTTAGGTCAGGGCTTTTTAGTAAAAAAAATGATCAAGAAAATATCCTTACTGGTTGCATTTGCATTTATTATAGGTGTGGCAAGCGCACAGCCGTCTTTCGTTAAGCAAAAAGGTCACCAATTCCTGATTAACGGAAAACCTTACTATTACATTGGGGTCAATTATTGGTACGGTGGATTATTGGCTTTGCAAAAAGATCCTGCAAAAGGTAAACAAAGACTAATTAAAGAGCTCGATTTTTTGAAATCAAAAGGCGTAAATAATCTTCGTGTTTTGGTCGGCTCTGAAGGTGAAGGGAAAATTAATGGAGTAGATCGGGTTAAGCCTGCCTTACAAACTCAGCATAACGTTTACCATGCAGAAATTTTAAAAGGACTGGATTTGTTATTAATGGAAATGGCAAAGCGAAAGATGTATGCCATTTTGTACCTGAGCAACAATTGGGAATGGAGTGGTGGCTTTATGCAGTATTTAAACTGGAACGGCCAAATTGATAATGACACATTAAAACGAAAATTAACCTGGGATGAACAGCGTGATTACACCAGTAAGTTTTACTCATGTGATGGCTGTAAAATCGATTATCAAAAACAGGTGAAATTTATACTTCAACATAAAAACGCTTACACTGGTAAAAAGTACATTAATGAACCCGCTATTATGGCTTGGGAACTGGCCAATGAGCCAAGACCAATGAGGCCAGAAGCCATTGAAGCTTATAAAAACTGGATTGCAAATACGGCGACCTATATTAAATCTATTGATAAAAATCATTTGATTACAATTGGTGCCGAAGGTTTTATGGGCACGGAAGAAAACTGGGATTTATTTAAAGAAATCCATGGCAATAAAAGCATTGATTATTTAACCATCCACATTTGGCCAAAAAACTGGGGCTGGTTTAAAGATGCTCCAACAACGGAGAATTTGCCTACAGTTATAGAAAAAACTTCAGCATATATAAAGCAACACGAAAGTATTGCCCAACAACTAAACAAACCTTTGGTAATTGAAGAATTTGGGTTGCCGAGGGATGGTCATGCTTTTGACCCTTCGAGTACAACAAAACTGCGTGATGAATATTTTGGAAATATTTTCTCGATGTGGGCCAATAGTCAGAAGAAAAATGGCGCAATTGCTGGCTGTAATTTTTGGTCGTTCGGTGGTACATCCAGACCAATTAACGGACAGTTGTTTTGGAAAGATGGCGATGATTTTTCAGGAGATCCGCCACAGGAAGAACAGGGTTTAAATTCTGTTTTTGATTCAGATCAATCGACCTGGAAAATTATCCAGACCTATTTAAAAAAGTAACGATCTCCTTTTGAACATTGCCAACATTCAGTTTATAAAGTTAAAATGAAAAAATATTTTTTAATAATCGCAGTTGTCGCTTCAGCAATAACTTTAAGGGCACAAAAGATAGATTTAAACCAAAAGAAGGTTGATGCTATTTTAGCGAAAATGACATTGGAGGAAAAAGTTGGGCAAATGACCCAGATTACCCTAGGTGTGGTGGGTACGCAAATAGATGGGGAAATTAATCCAGATGCATTAAAAAATGCAATAATCAAACATAAGGTTGGTTCAATTTTAAATGTTACTAACCACGCTCTAACGGTAGATCAGTGGCATAATTTGCTTACTAAAATCGCTGATGAAGCCAAAAATACCAGATTAAAAATTCCAATTTTATATGGCTTAGATGGAATTCATGGTCAGACTTATACTTTGGAATCAACGCTTTTTCCGCAAAATATTGGAATGGCTGCAACAAGAAATTTGGACCTGGCCAAAGCGGTAACCAAAGTAGCTGCTAAAGAATTAAGAGCAAGCGGAGTGAGGTGGAATTTTGCAACTGTTTTAGATTGCGGTAGACAGCCTTTATGGTCACGTTTCCCGGAAACTTATGGAGAAGATGTTTTCATTGGCAAAACAATGGGCGCTTCTGTAATTAAGGCTTACGAAGAGGATGGATTAAACAAAACAACAGCCGTTGCAAGTTGTATGAAACACTTTTTAGGTTATTCAGCTTCGAGAAATGGCAAGGACAGAACACCAATCTATCTGCCGGAAATAGAAATGAGAGAGTATTATCTGCCTCAGTTTAGGGAGGCAGTAAAAGCTGGTGCATCATCGGTAATGATCAATTCTAGTATAATAAATGGAATGCCGGTTCATGCAAGTAAGTATTTATTAACAGATATTTTGCGTAAAGAATTGGGTTTCAATGGCGTTGCTGTAAGCGATTGGGAAGATATTAAACGTGTTTATGCCTGGCATCATGTGGCAAGTACACCAAGAGAGGCCGTTGCTATGTGCGTAAATGCTGGCGTAGATATGAGCATGGTACCAGGTGATTTTACTTTTTATGATCTGTTGATTGAAGCGGTTCAGAGAAAAGAAGTTTCAATGGCCCGTATTGATGACGCTGTTAAAAGGATTTTAATGCTCAAAATGAAGTTGGGCTTATTTGATAATCCTTATCCGGAAGAAAATGCAAAAGCGAATTTTGGCAAAGCTGAATATCAAACACTTGCTTTGGATGCTGCGCATGAAGCAATGACTTTATTGAAAAATCAAGATAATGTTTTGCCTTTATCTAAGAGCAAAAAATATTTGGTTGTTGGTCCTGGCGCACAAAGTATTAGTGCCTTAAATGGTTGTTGGAGTTACACATGGCAAGGGAAAGAAGAGCAATGGTATCCAAAAGATAGTAAAACCATTTTGCAAACCATAAAAGAAAAAGTTGGCGAAAAAAATGTTTTAACCACCACAGCTAAAGGTTTTGAAAGTCCCGAAAATTTTGATGTTGATGCGCTTACCAAATCTGCCAGGAATGCCGATGTTATAATTTTATGTCTTGGCGAAAATGCGTATGCAGAAAGCCCTGGGAATATTGCAGACTTAGCCTTGGATGAAAATCAGCAGGTTTTAGCAAAAGCCGCAATTGCAACCGGAAAACCAATAATTCTGGTTTTAACGGAAGGTAGACCAAGATTTATCACCAATATTGAGCCTAAAATTAATGGAATTTTAATGGCTTATTGGAGCGGTAAAAAAACTGCAGAAGCAATTGCTGATGTGCTTTTTGGCGATTATAACCCAAATGGTAAACTTCCATTTAGCTACCCAAGAAGTAGCGGGGAAATAGTTTTGTATGATAGAAAACCTGCAGAAGACATTAGAGAAGTTTTTAATGATGATGTACACACTGGCTACAATCCATTATTTGCATTTGGTACTGGTTTAAGTTATACCACTTTTACCTACAGCAATTTAAAATTGAGCACCAAAAACCTGACCGGTGATAACAATTTACAGGTATCTGTTGTGGTAAGCAATACGGGTAAAATAGATGGAAAGCAGACTGTAGAATTATATTCAAGAGATATGTATGCTAGCATCAGCCCTGATATGAAAAGATTAAGAGCTTTTCAAAAAATCGATCTGAAAGCTGGAGAAAGTAAAACGGTAAGCTTTACATTAAATAAAAACGACCTGGCGTTTGTAAATACATCGTTAAAAACAGTAACCGAAGCCGGAGCTTTTAAAGTAATGATAGGCGATTTAAGTGATGAATTTCAATATAAATAGCAATGAAAAAATATATCTATTCTTCGTTGATAATTTTGCTTTTTAGCATCGGTCAAGCATCTGCACAAAAGAATTTAATTAGCAATGGTGGCTTTGAAGATGGTTTAAATAGCTGGGGCGCTGGAAATGCCAAGGTTAGTACGGTAATCCGGAAATCTGGTGAAGCCAGTTTGGCATTGGTTTCTTATGTAAAAGGAAAATGGGAGGGAATTGATCAAAAGGTTAAACTTCCAAAAAAATCAAAAGCCATTGTAGTTTCTGGCTTTTATAAAATGGATGAGGTAGAACAGGGTGCAAATGCCTGGAATACAGCTGTAATAGTTTTAGAATTTACTGATGGAGATAAGAAGTTAGGTGAAGGAATTCCATTAGTCGAAAAATTAGGAACGGAAGATTGGTCTGCTTTTAAGAAAAGCTTAAGAGTGCCTGATGGAGCAACAGGTTTTAGAATTATGATTGCACTAAGCGAGGCTTCGGGAACTTTTTTTGTTGATGATTTAAATGCAAAGGTAATTTCAATTGAAGATTTTGAAAAAGAAACCGCGGTTTTAAAAACCAATTAACGATGGACTTTAAAAAAATCTTCTTCGGGATTACAATATGTTCTATTGCATTCTTTTCTTGCAAGAAAAGCACAGAGATTATTGAGCCCATAGCTCCGCCTGTAACGCCGGTTGTAATGATGGCTTTGTGCTTTTCGCCGATAAAATGCCCTCAATGTATCAAATTAAATAGTTATTTATGAAAAGAGTTATTTTGTTGCTCCTGTGCTCCTGTTTTTGTAGACTCGGCTTCGCCCAAAATATCAATTGGGTTAATCGCAACGGTGCGTTAAAAGTTGTTGGAGGAAAGATTTTAAACAGTAACAATGTCGAGCCTCAGCTCCGTGGTCTAAGTCTGTCATGGAGCGTCTGGGGAGGAAGAAAATACTACAATGCAGATGTCGTGAACTGGCTTCAGTCTGATTTTAATATCAGCCTGTTGCGTGCTTCCATGGCGGTTCAGCCAGATAGTGGTTATTTGCAAAACCCGGTTGAGCAAGAAAAACTGATTACCAAAACCATTGATGCTGCGGTTAAAAAAGGTTTGTATGTGCTAATCGATTGGCATGATCACCATGCGAATGAGCATCTGGAGCAGTCAAAAATGTTCTTCGCCAAAATGGCCAAAAAATATGTGGGTAAACCGAATATTATTTATGAAATATTTAATGAACCCGAAAAAATAGAATGGCAAACGGTTAAGGATTATGCTGTAGAAGTGATTAAGGAAATTAGGAAGTATGATCCTGAAAATATAATTATCGTAGGAAGTTCGCACTGGGATCAGGATATTGATATAGTTGCAAAAGATCCAATTAAGGGTTTTCGCAACATTGCATACTCTTTTCATTTTTACGCCTCAGACCCATTTCATCAGGACCTTTTAATGAAACGGGCCGATGAGGCAATTTCTGCTGGTCTGCCCATTTTTGTAACCGAATGGGGTGTTGGTGAAGCTAGCGGCGATGGAAAATTTGATGTTGAAAAAACGGAGAAGTGGTTTGCTTGGATGGAAAAAAACAAACTGAGCTGGGCAAACTGGAACATTACCGATAAAAAGGAGACCACGGCAATATTAGCGCCTGGAGCATCTCCAACAGGAAAATGGAAACTCAACATGCTTACACCTGCAGGTGTCTACATTAGAACTCAACTTAAAAAATTTAATAAATAATCACTCAGTTTATGAAGCTTAGATTTCTCTTGCTAATTACAATATTTACATGTTCGTTAGCTTTCGGACAAGGAAATAATTACGTTCAGAATTACGACAAATTCGACGGCTTATTATTAACACCACCTATGGGCTGGAACAGCTGGAACAGATTTGCCTGTAATGTAGATGAAAAATTAGTTAAAGAAACGGCTGATGCCATGATCA
Encoded proteins:
- a CDS encoding glycoside hydrolase family 3 N-terminal domain-containing protein translates to MKKYFLIIAVVASAITLRAQKIDLNQKKVDAILAKMTLEEKVGQMTQITLGVVGTQIDGEINPDALKNAIIKHKVGSILNVTNHALTVDQWHNLLTKIADEAKNTRLKIPILYGLDGIHGQTYTLESTLFPQNIGMAATRNLDLAKAVTKVAAKELRASGVRWNFATVLDCGRQPLWSRFPETYGEDVFIGKTMGASVIKAYEEDGLNKTTAVASCMKHFLGYSASRNGKDRTPIYLPEIEMREYYLPQFREAVKAGASSVMINSSIINGMPVHASKYLLTDILRKELGFNGVAVSDWEDIKRVYAWHHVASTPREAVAMCVNAGVDMSMVPGDFTFYDLLIEAVQRKEVSMARIDDAVKRILMLKMKLGLFDNPYPEENAKANFGKAEYQTLALDAAHEAMTLLKNQDNVLPLSKSKKYLVVGPGAQSISALNGCWSYTWQGKEEQWYPKDSKTILQTIKEKVGEKNVLTTTAKGFESPENFDVDALTKSARNADVIILCLGENAYAESPGNIADLALDENQQVLAKAAIATGKPIILVLTEGRPRFITNIEPKINGILMAYWSGKKTAEAIADVLFGDYNPNGKLPFSYPRSSGEIVLYDRKPAEDIREVFNDDVHTGYNPLFAFGTGLSYTTFTYSNLKLSTKNLTGDNNLQVSVVVSNTGKIDGKQTVELYSRDMYASISPDMKRLRAFQKIDLKAGESKTVSFTLNKNDLAFVNTSLKTVTEAGAFKVMIGDLSDEFQYK
- a CDS encoding RagB/SusD family nutrient uptake outer membrane protein, which encodes MKTYIKYSLAIAVLLMSTVTSCKKEFFDRPPQSAITLDNFYKTADQVKSSTNILYSAAWFGWVTKGGWAITEMAGGNGRSYSSDVSNFGNFSVTDGNTELANAYNSLWIVVAQSNAIINNLPEKVPASVDRKVVNQALGEARLFRALAYFHLVRLFGNVPIIENTLDYVENFQVNTNPVTDVYKFILNDLKFAESNLIPQIRSGNSIAQGRVSSGSASALLAKVYLYMQDYTNARLEAEKVINSGEFKLYGIDVPGKEFKDLFLTANNNNEESVIALQWAGAGGYGKGNPLQASWAANPTITGTGDGYGVLGVTFDALYSFQQDDKRFKPTIMVTGSFYPEINQATGGYTQAANQGQGTSAFVKKYVVGTPADNGGVGSAQSSNNNTYMMRYAEVYLILAEAIMGTSKNSTDPQALAAINKIRNRAGLGNLTQIRRGYFTANNTPGKPGNAPAQYYRDDILEERRREFMFEFDYWFDLARLDGYNVSNHPNAITIINQQDRGAGDNSVPSNSYGNGYYSMTNSKFLFPYPATEVASNPKLIQPPVPYVFK
- a CDS encoding carbohydrate binding domain-containing protein, which translates into the protein MKKYIYSSLIILLFSIGQASAQKNLISNGGFEDGLNSWGAGNAKVSTVIRKSGEASLALVSYVKGKWEGIDQKVKLPKKSKAIVVSGFYKMDEVEQGANAWNTAVIVLEFTDGDKKLGEGIPLVEKLGTEDWSAFKKSLRVPDGATGFRIMIALSEASGTFFVDDLNAKVISIEDFEKETAVLKTN
- a CDS encoding IPT/TIG domain-containing protein, producing the protein MKKINNQTRFTTLILFVAIVVGFASCKKTDEGAGGAPKITRVRLISKTDTLKNVVHRINLDSNLVYNETRQVKFDSTVVAGRLNNQYAIVGENLMTTLSVSFNGLQVNYNPALLTDNSIIIFIPAETPYGPSQSNKLIVTTKFGTASFDFPILQPPPTITSFSPVAAGAGEIVTIVGTIFEGVTKVTFDSIPAQIVGTPTKTQIQVKVPAGVVQSRILVTTPGGTTRSAGSFGFKALLYDDLFATGWGSYLGYNSTINLASTARVKRGTYAIATTYTDAYGALQIGYNGSTIDVTKSGLTAIKFSVYGGTGIVAGSRVQLVINGNYGKAVAITLVPGVYTDYTIQLKDVGNPSVVTEFVLQSLGNAVPSTIYVDDIGFI
- a CDS encoding glycoside hydrolase family 5 protein → MKRVILLLLCSCFCRLGFAQNINWVNRNGALKVVGGKILNSNNVEPQLRGLSLSWSVWGGRKYYNADVVNWLQSDFNISLLRASMAVQPDSGYLQNPVEQEKLITKTIDAAVKKGLYVLIDWHDHHANEHLEQSKMFFAKMAKKYVGKPNIIYEIFNEPEKIEWQTVKDYAVEVIKEIRKYDPENIIIVGSSHWDQDIDIVAKDPIKGFRNIAYSFHFYASDPFHQDLLMKRADEAISAGLPIFVTEWGVGEASGDGKFDVEKTEKWFAWMEKNKLSWANWNITDKKETTAILAPGASPTGKWKLNMLTPAGVYIRTQLKKFNK
- a CDS encoding glycoside hydrolase family 2 TIM barrel-domain containing protein — protein: MIKKISLLVAFAFIIGVASAQPSFVKQKGHQFLINGKPYYYIGVNYWYGGLLALQKDPAKGKQRLIKELDFLKSKGVNNLRVLVGSEGEGKINGVDRVKPALQTQHNVYHAEILKGLDLLLMEMAKRKMYAILYLSNNWEWSGGFMQYLNWNGQIDNDTLKRKLTWDEQRDYTSKFYSCDGCKIDYQKQVKFILQHKNAYTGKKYINEPAIMAWELANEPRPMRPEAIEAYKNWIANTATYIKSIDKNHLITIGAEGFMGTEENWDLFKEIHGNKSIDYLTIHIWPKNWGWFKDAPTTENLPTVIEKTSAYIKQHESIAQQLNKPLVIEEFGLPRDGHAFDPSSTTKLRDEYFGNIFSMWANSQKKNGAIAGCNFWSFGGTSRPINGQLFWKDGDDFSGDPPQEEQGLNSVFDSDQSTWKIIQTYLKK